In the Aridibaculum aurantiacum genome, GAGCACATGTTGTTTAAAGGCACCGACAAGTTTGGTTCTTTAGATTGGGCAAAGGAGAAGCCATTGCTGGATAAGATTGATGCACTGTACGAGCAGTACAACAGCACCAAAGACGAAGCTAAGCGCAAAGAGATCTATAAAGAAATAGATAAAGTATCGGGCGAAGCAGCAAAATTTGCCATAGCTAATGAATACGATAAGATGATGAAGTCTATCGGTTCGCAGCGTACCAATGCCCATACATGGGTAGAGGAAACGGTGTATGATGAGGACATTCCAGCTAATGCAACTGAGAAGTTTTTGATGGTGCAAGGAGAGCGTTTCCGCAACCCAATTCTGCGCATTTTTCATACCGAGCTTGAGGCGGTTTACGAAGAAAAGAACCGTTCGCTGGACAACGATGCATGGAAGATACAGGAGGCATCGCATGAGCTGCTGTTTCCAACACACAATTATGGTCAGCAGACAACTATTGGTACCATTGAGCATCTGAAAAATCCTTCTCTCAAAGCTATCCGTGAGTACTACAATAAGTACTATGTGCCAAACAATATGGCTGTAGTAATGGCTGGTGATCTTGAGTTTGATGAGACGATCAAGCTGGTAGATAAGTACATGGGTTATATGAAGTCTAAGCCGGTAGAAGGCTACAAAGGACCAATTGAGAAGCCCATTGCTGGTCCTATAGTAAAAGATATTTATGGTCCTAGCGCAGAAACAATGCGTATCTATTTCCGCTCTGGTGCTGAAGGAACAAGAGAGGAAATGCTGCTGGATATCATTGGTTCTATTTTATCTAATGGCAAAGCTGGTTTGCTTGATCTTAACCTGAACAAGCAGCAAAAAGTACTGGGTGCGGCCGCTGGTTCTCAGCAGTACAAAGACTATGGCTTTTTCCAAATGCTGGCTTCACCAAAGCAGGGTCAGTCGTTGGAAGAAGTGAAAGACCTGCTGATGCAGCAGCTGGACATTCTGAAGAAAGGCAGCTTTGATGAAAGCCTGTTGAAAGCGATCGTTGCTAATTACAAACTAAGTGAACTGCAGGCTTTAGAAAATAACGCTTCACGTGGTTCCAGCCTAACCGATGCATTCATCAAAAACCGTGGTAACAAATGGAATGCAGAAGTAGCTGAGCTGGACGAGATGGGTAAGGTTACTAAAAAAGAGATCGTTGATTTCGCGAACAAATTCTTTGGTAACAACTACATAGTTATCTATAAGAGGAAAGGTGAAGACAAAGAGATTGTAAAGGTTGATAAGCCACCAATCACGCCGGTAGAAACAAATGCAGGTAAGCAATCCGATTATGTAAAGAGTTTTGTAGAAAAGCCTTTGCCAAACGTTCAGCCTCTTTTCCTTGATTATGCTAAGGACATACAAAGAGCTAAACTGGGTAATGCAGATGTTTTGTATGTACCTAATAAAGAGAACAGCCTTTTCCGTTTGACTTACCGTTTCGACCAGGGCAACTGGAACAACAAATTATTGGGTATGGCTGCTCAATACATCCAATTTGTTGGAACAGATAAAATGAGTGCAGAAGAGATCAGCAAAGAGTTTTACAACCTTGCTTGTAGCTTCAATGTATTTGTTCAAAACGAAGAGACCGTTGTTTCTATCAGTGGTCTTCAGGAAAATTT is a window encoding:
- a CDS encoding M16 family metallopeptidase is translated as MRLKQLLVVAFLSANSLAVMAQKYEWKTATSGGYPYKYVTNDPMGARFYTLKNGLTVILSQNKKEPRITTHIAVRTGSNTDPKNHTGLAHYLEHMLFKGTDKFGSLDWAKEKPLLDKIDALYEQYNSTKDEAKRKEIYKEIDKVSGEAAKFAIANEYDKMMKSIGSQRTNAHTWVEETVYDEDIPANATEKFLMVQGERFRNPILRIFHTELEAVYEEKNRSLDNDAWKIQEASHELLFPTHNYGQQTTIGTIEHLKNPSLKAIREYYNKYYVPNNMAVVMAGDLEFDETIKLVDKYMGYMKSKPVEGYKGPIEKPIAGPIVKDIYGPSAETMRIYFRSGAEGTREEMLLDIIGSILSNGKAGLLDLNLNKQQKVLGAAAGSQQYKDYGFFQMLASPKQGQSLEEVKDLLMQQLDILKKGSFDESLLKAIVANYKLSELQALENNASRGSSLTDAFIKNRGNKWNAEVAELDEMGKVTKKEIVDFANKFFGNNYIVIYKRKGEDKEIVKVDKPPITPVETNAGKQSDYVKSFVEKPLPNVQPLFLDYAKDIQRAKLGNADVLYVPNKENSLFRLTYRFDQGNWNNKLLGMAAQYIQFVGTDKMSAEEISKEFYNLACSFNVFVQNEETVVSISGLQENFDKAVNLFEHLVRNAKPDAAALEGLKNRTEKARANNKLNKQAIANALRSYATYGAVNPTNYVLSEQELKNLKAEDLTNLLRNMMNYQHKITYYGPTALPALTAQLQTVHKLPASWSENPNAVAFNRQQQTENKVLFADYDQVQAEIYWVKNLDAYDPKQEALVNLFNGYFGGGMGSIVFQTIRESKALAYSTYAFVQNPGKKNDNFAVVAYVGSQADKLHEAIAGMNELLTDLPKAEQGFENAKKSLMKDIETDRITKDGIINSYLSAEKKGVTHDMRKDNYVQYANLKMDDINKYHQSSLSKKPYTYAIVASDKRVNLDELKKYGEVKKVSLEELFGY